One window of the Zea mays cultivar B73 chromosome 3, Zm-B73-REFERENCE-NAM-5.0, whole genome shotgun sequence genome contains the following:
- the LOC100273283 gene encoding Peroxidase 1-like has translation MSPVASKGVVMDGAVAVAAVAAAVLLCLHLPAVARGQLQVGFYNTSCPNAESLVRQAVASAFANDSGIAAGLIRLLFHDCFVRGCDASVLLTSANNTAERDAPPNNPSLHGFQVIDAAKAAVEQSCPQTVSCADIVAFAARDSINLTGNLPYQVPSGRRDGNVSLDTEANSNLPAPTFNASQLVASFAAKNLTDEEMVILSGAHTVGRSFCTSFLARIYNGSTPIVDSGLSAGYATLLRALCPSNANSSTPTTTVIDPSTPAVLDNNYYKLLPLNLGLFFSDNQLRVNSTLNASVNSFAANETLWKEKFVAAMVKMGNIQVLTGTQGQIRLNCSIVNNGSSSVGIQQMTVPNSYSGATASLDDEIATS, from the exons ATGTCTCCGGTTGCAAGCAAGGGAGTAGTGATGGACGgtgcggtggcggtggcggcagTGGCCGCCGCCGTGCTGCTGTGCCTCCATCTGCCGGCGGTGGCGCGAGGCCAGCTGCAGGTGGGGTTCTACAACACGAGCTGCCCCAACGCCGAGTCCCTGGTCCGCCAGGCGGTGGCCAGCGCGTTCGCCAACGACTCCGGCATCGCCGCCGGCCTCATCCGCCTCCTTTTCCACGACTGCTTCGTCAGG GGCTGCGATGCGTCGGTGCTGCTGACCTCCGCCAACAACACGGCGGAGCGTGACGCGCCGCCCAACAACCCGAGCCTCCACGGGTTCCAGGTGATCGACGCGGCGAAGGCGGCGGTGGAGCAGAGCTGCCCGCAGACGGTGTCGTGCGCGGACATCGTGGCCTTCGCGGCGCGCGACAGCATCAACCTCACGGGCAACCTGCCGTACCAGGTGCCCTCGGGCCGCCGGGACGGCAACGTCTCCCTCGACACGGAGGCCAACAGCAACCTGCCGGCGCCAACGTTCAACGCGTCCCAGCTGGTGGCCAGCTTCGCGGCCAAGAACCTCACCGACGAGGAGATGGTCATCCTCTCCGGCGCCCACACCGTCGGCCGCTCCTTCTGCACATCGTTTCTCGCGCGCATCTACAACGGATCCACCCCGATC GTTGACTCTGGCCTGAGCGCCGGGTACGCCACACTGCTGCGCGCGCTGTGCCCGTCCAACGCCAACTCGTCCACGCCCACGACCACGGTGATCGACCCCAGCACGCCGGCGGTGCTGGACAACAACTACTACAAGCTGCTGCCGCTCAACCTGGGCCTCTTCTTCTCCGACAACCAGCTGCGCGTCAACTCCACGCTCAACGCCTCCGTCAACAGCTTCGCCGCCAACGAGACGCTCTGGAAGGAGAAGTTCGTCGCCGCCATGGTCAAGATGGGAAACATCCAGGTGCTCACGGGGACCCAGGGCCAGATCAGGCTCAACTGCAGCATCGTCAACAACGGCTCGTCGTCGGTGGGGATCCAGCAGATGACAGTGCCCAACTCCTACTCTGGCGCCACCGCGTCCCTTGATGATGAGATCGCCACGAGCTGA